The following proteins are encoded in a genomic region of Clostridium kluyveri:
- a CDS encoding patatin-like phospholipase family protein, with translation MENIGLVLEGGGMRGLYTTGVLDFFMEKNLYFPYVIGVSMGACNGLSYISRQKGRNKNINVNYVNDPRYLSYKNLILKKGLFGAEFIFDELPNKLEIFDIETFTRAKEKFVVAVTDCDRGEAVYFEKSECKNKDVYDVVKASSSLPFMAPVVKFRGLNLLDGGVADPIPIKKSIKDGNSKNVIILTRNKGYVKKPFKMKFLARKIYSQYKGLTDAMVYRYKKYNSTLAYIEKLEREGKVFVMRPRENLKVKRIEKDKNKLIELYNQGYKEASQCYDKLKEWIKQSN, from the coding sequence ATGGAAAATATAGGTTTAGTTTTAGAAGGAGGAGGTATGCGAGGATTATATACTACAGGTGTATTGGATTTTTTCATGGAAAAAAATTTGTATTTTCCATATGTTATAGGAGTATCTATGGGAGCTTGCAATGGATTGTCGTATATATCCAGGCAGAAGGGTAGAAATAAAAATATAAATGTGAATTATGTAAATGATCCAAGATATTTAAGCTATAAAAATCTAATACTAAAAAAGGGCCTGTTTGGAGCAGAATTCATATTTGACGAGTTACCTAATAAATTGGAAATATTCGATATAGAAACTTTTACTAGGGCAAAGGAGAAATTTGTAGTTGCTGTTACAGATTGTGATAGAGGTGAGGCTGTATATTTTGAAAAAAGTGAATGTAAAAATAAAGATGTATATGATGTAGTAAAAGCTTCAAGCAGCTTACCTTTTATGGCACCTGTTGTGAAATTCAGGGGATTGAACTTATTGGATGGAGGAGTGGCAGATCCTATACCTATAAAAAAATCTATAAAAGATGGAAATAGTAAAAATGTAATTATTTTAACCAGAAATAAGGGATATGTTAAGAAACCTTTTAAGATGAAATTTTTGGCACGAAAAATATATTCACAGTATAAGGGACTGACAGATGCCATGGTGTATAGATATAAAAAGTATAATAGTACCCTAGCCTATATAGAAAAGCTGGAAAGGGAAGGTAAAGTTTTTGTCATGAGACCCAGGGAGAATTTAAAGGTTAAAAGAATAGAAAAAGATAAAAATAAACTTATAGAATTATATAATCAGGGATATAAGGAAGCATCACAGTGTTATGATAAATTAAAAGAATGGATTAAACAATCAAATTAA
- a CDS encoding insulinase family protein: protein MDLGKIYNGFKLLEKKNIEEINSMGMLFEHEKSGARLFFLKNEDENKVFSISFRTPPDDSTGVAHILEHSVLCGSRKFPVKEPFVELVKGSLNTFLNAMTFPDKTMYPVASVNNKDFSNLMDVYLDAVFYPNIYRYPEIMMQEGWHYELDSRDKEITYKGVVYNEMKGAFSSPESILFRKISESLYPDTQYGVESGGDPDIIPELTQQQFLAFHSKYYHPSNSYIYLYGDMDILEKLEFIDREYLSNFNRRQIDSDILEQVPFDSQKEMTIKYPISSGEKEEDKTFLSMNYSAGKVIDNELYLAFDILEHLLLETPSSPLKKALIDASIGKDVFGVFEASMLQPMFSIVVKNSNEDKKNDFKELVEKTLKSIVNKGMDRKLIESSINIKEFQLREADYKGYPKGLIYGMKCMDSWLYGGEPWSHLSYESVLNKIKSQVDNNYFENLIDKYILKNNHSSVLIVKPEKGLAENREAELKKKLKDFKESISDSDIDSIIKDTLKLKERQNIKDSKEDLMKIPLLSISDIEPKPKKLELIEREENKVKILFYPIFTNGIYYVNLYFDTQGVKEDLIPYLSLLSTVLGKVSTKNYDYEDLTKEINIYTGGISYSPQIFGENKSNKEFYPKFIVKSKILVNNLEKLILLLKDIINYTKFDEKKRLKEIIQETKSRMEMTMFQRGHIVVANHVCSYFSPMSRYEDILGGLEFYNFICQLEKNFEDKVEDIIRKLKEVSNEIFNKRNLIINLTCEEKDYGIFKNDINELLSELKDEEVTKVKYKFDLGAKNEGLMTSSKVQYVAKAYNYMELGYPYTGKLLVLKAIANYEYLWNQIRVQGGAYGSFASFQKNGNAFFTSYRDPNLKRTIEVYNNAAEYFKNFKADSRQMTKYIIGTISDLDFPLSPSMKGERAAEYNIKHITYEDLQREREEILNTKEEDIVAFADLIYHIMIKDNICVMGNEDIIRENKDIFENLVNLFE from the coding sequence ATGGATTTAGGGAAAATATATAATGGTTTTAAACTATTAGAGAAAAAAAACATAGAAGAAATAAACTCCATGGGAATGCTTTTTGAACATGAGAAAAGTGGCGCAAGGTTGTTCTTTTTAAAAAATGAGGATGAAAATAAAGTGTTTTCAATAAGCTTTAGAACTCCACCAGATGACAGCACTGGAGTTGCACACATACTTGAACATTCTGTACTTTGTGGCTCTAGAAAATTTCCGGTAAAGGAACCTTTTGTGGAATTGGTAAAGGGCTCCTTAAATACATTTTTAAATGCAATGACCTTTCCAGATAAAACTATGTATCCTGTAGCCAGTGTAAATAATAAGGATTTCTCAAATCTTATGGACGTATACCTAGATGCAGTTTTTTATCCCAATATATATAGGTATCCAGAAATTATGATGCAGGAAGGATGGCATTATGAATTAGATAGTAGAGATAAGGAAATAACTTATAAAGGTGTAGTTTATAATGAGATGAAAGGAGCTTTTTCATCTCCAGAATCTATATTGTTTAGAAAAATATCAGAATCATTATATCCAGATACCCAATATGGAGTGGAATCGGGAGGAGATCCGGATATAATACCAGAATTAACTCAACAACAGTTTTTGGCTTTCCACAGTAAATATTACCACCCGTCTAATAGTTATATATATTTATATGGAGATATGGATATACTTGAAAAATTAGAATTTATAGATAGAGAGTATTTGAGTAATTTTAATAGAAGGCAAATAGATTCTGATATATTGGAGCAGGTTCCTTTTGATTCCCAAAAGGAAATGACCATAAAATATCCTATTTCAAGTGGTGAAAAAGAAGAGGATAAAACTTTCCTGAGCATGAATTATTCAGCGGGAAAAGTTATAGATAATGAATTATATCTGGCTTTTGATATACTTGAGCATTTGCTTTTAGAAACTCCTTCTTCTCCTCTAAAAAAAGCTTTAATTGATGCCAGTATAGGAAAAGATGTATTTGGCGTATTTGAGGCTAGTATGCTCCAGCCTATGTTCAGTATAGTAGTTAAAAATTCCAACGAAGATAAAAAGAATGATTTTAAAGAATTAGTAGAAAAAACTTTAAAGAGTATTGTGAATAAAGGTATGGATAGAAAGCTTATAGAGTCTTCCATAAATATAAAGGAATTTCAGCTCAGGGAGGCGGATTACAAAGGATATCCTAAAGGATTAATATATGGAATGAAGTGCATGGATAGTTGGCTGTATGGTGGAGAACCTTGGTCGCATCTTTCCTATGAATCAGTATTGAATAAGATAAAATCACAGGTAGATAATAATTATTTTGAAAATCTTATAGATAAATATATTTTGAAAAATAATCACAGTTCTGTGCTGATAGTTAAACCTGAAAAGGGATTGGCAGAGAATAGAGAAGCAGAATTAAAGAAAAAGTTAAAGGACTTTAAGGAAAGTATTTCAGATAGTGATATAGATAGTATAATTAAAGATACCTTAAAATTGAAAGAAAGACAAAATATAAAGGATAGTAAAGAGGACTTGATGAAAATACCTCTTCTGTCCATATCAGATATAGAGCCAAAGCCTAAAAAACTGGAGCTTATAGAGAGAGAAGAAAATAAGGTGAAAATATTGTTTTATCCTATATTCACCAATGGTATATATTATGTAAATCTATATTTTGATACTCAAGGAGTAAAAGAAGATTTAATACCATATTTATCTCTTTTAAGTACGGTACTTGGAAAGGTAAGTACAAAAAATTATGATTATGAAGATTTGACGAAAGAAATAAATATATATACAGGAGGTATAAGTTATTCACCACAGATATTTGGAGAAAATAAGAGCAATAAAGAATTTTATCCTAAATTTATAGTTAAGTCTAAAATTCTGGTTAATAATCTGGAAAAATTAATTTTACTATTGAAAGATATAATAAACTATACTAAATTTGATGAAAAAAAGAGATTGAAAGAAATAATTCAAGAGACTAAATCCAGAATGGAAATGACTATGTTTCAAAGAGGACATATAGTGGTTGCAAATCATGTTTGTTCCTATTTTTCACCTATGAGTAGATATGAAGATATATTAGGTGGACTGGAATTTTATAATTTTATATGCCAGTTGGAAAAGAATTTTGAAGATAAAGTAGAGGATATAATAAGAAAATTAAAAGAAGTTTCTAATGAAATATTTAATAAGAGAAATTTGATTATAAACTTAACTTGTGAAGAAAAAGATTATGGTATTTTTAAAAATGACATAAATGAATTGCTTTCTGAATTAAAAGATGAAGAGGTAACTAAGGTAAAATACAAATTTGATTTAGGAGCTAAAAATGAAGGTCTTATGACTTCTTCAAAAGTTCAATATGTGGCTAAAGCTTATAATTATATGGAACTTGGCTATCCTTATACAGGGAAACTTTTAGTTTTAAAAGCTATAGCTAATTATGAATATTTATGGAATCAAATAAGAGTTCAGGGAGGAGCTTATGGGAGTTTTGCTTCTTTCCAAAAAAACGGCAATGCTTTTTTTACCTCCTATAGAGATCCTAATTTAAAACGTACCATTGAAGTTTATAATAATGCAGCGGAATATTTCAAAAATTTCAAGGCAGATAGTAGACAAATGACTAAATATATAATAGGAACTATATCAGATTTGGATTTTCCATTATCACCTTCCATGAAAGGAGAACGTGCTGCAGAATATAATATAAAGCATATAACTTATGAGGATTTACAAAGAGAAAGAGAAGAAATACTAAATACTAAAGAAGAAGATATAGTTGCTTTTGCAGATTTGATTTATCATATTATGATTAAAGATAATATATGTGTCATGGGAAATGAAGATATCATAAGAGAGAACAAAGATATATTTGAAAATTTAGTAAATTTATTTGAATAA
- a CDS encoding thiamine-binding protein, producing MALANVSIQVLPVVEEINLYKVVDKVIEYIDSCGVKYEVGPMETTMEGELSKLLKIVETAQEICIKWGASRVVSVVKIDYKPQGVTMEEKIKKYR from the coding sequence ATGGCATTAGCAAATGTTAGTATACAGGTTTTACCTGTAGTTGAAGAGATAAATTTATATAAAGTGGTAGATAAGGTTATAGAATATATAGATTCTTGTGGAGTGAAGTATGAAGTAGGGCCTATGGAAACTACCATGGAAGGTGAGTTGAGTAAGCTTTTAAAAATAGTAGAAACTGCACAGGAGATATGTATAAAATGGGGTGCATCTAGGGTAGTATCTGTAGTGAAAATAGATTATAAACCACAGGGAGTTACTATGGAAGAAAAAATTAAAAAATATAGGTGA
- a CDS encoding response regulator, producing MRKILLVNDCKFESIIMKDKLMNMGYEVEISNEYGVFSKIDKFNPEVVIVNFVMKEITGDKLIEKIKIKNHNIVCILSSCDRINLKDFKGKGVDEVINTPIEEKELSMLINKAMLKYQVKDTDSEDNEIEYKQDSKIEHNNVVTMLKKVILFCPYCGGKLKNGSNSFVFCPYCGEKL from the coding sequence ATGAGGAAAATATTATTAGTAAACGATTGTAAATTTGAAAGTATTATTATGAAAGATAAACTGATGAATATGGGTTATGAAGTGGAAATTTCTAATGAGTATGGTGTCTTTTCAAAAATTGATAAATTTAATCCAGAAGTTGTCATAGTAAATTTTGTGATGAAGGAGATTACTGGAGACAAACTTATAGAGAAAATAAAAATCAAAAATCATAATATTGTCTGTATCCTTTCCTCCTGTGATAGAATAAATTTAAAAGATTTTAAAGGAAAAGGTGTAGATGAGGTTATAAATACACCTATAGAGGAAAAAGAACTCTCTATGCTGATAAATAAAGCTATGTTAAAGTATCAGGTAAAGGATACTGATTCCGAAGATAATGAAATTGAATATAAACAAGATAGTAAAATTGAACATAATAATGTAGTAACTATGTTAAAAAAAGTAATCTTGTTTTGTCCCTATTGTGGGGGAAAATTAAAAAATGGAAGTAATTCTTTTGTATTTTGTCCATACTGTGGTGAAAAACTATAA
- the abc-f gene encoding ribosomal protection-like ABC-F family protein, with product MIILSCKNIHKSYGIDVILENVTFNINEGDRVALIGPNGAGKSTLFEILTNNITPDSGDMYIDKTKTIGYLTQHLSLDSSNAIYDEMLTVFQDITDLENKLNKLETLMNEPYNSKDENYRNKLINDYTTYSELYKNRGGYTYKAEINKILTGLGFSMDEFHDPISIISGGKKTRVALCKLLLTKPDILLLDEPTNHLDLEAIEWLEDYLKSYKGTIIIISHDRYFLDIITQSTMELINGHINFYNGNYTNSLKLKKKNYEIQLKAYNIQQMEIKKQEEIIEKYRSFNREKSIRAAESRQKMLDKMDRLPPPDKDIRIKNITFKTEINSGNDVLYVENLSKGFNEKLLFQNVNFQVKKGDKTAIVGKNGCGKTTLFKMIMGQIESNTGICKLGKNITIGYYDQEQSDLDPEKTIIDEVWDKFPKLTTTEIRNALASFLFTGEDVFKKISSISGGEKCRINLLKLMLSKSNFLLLDEPTNHLDIASREALEEALFDYDGTILVISHDRYFLNKSINRIYELNQNEIKEYVGNYTYYIEKKKNPLRFQEEISISKTKTQTHQDKKRKKDYEKNQRKKNLLIKTTEDQISKLEDYILELQQKLCLEEVYSDPNKSSEIHSEILITQNKLDELYNTWEEIF from the coding sequence ATGATTATTTTAAGCTGTAAAAATATTCATAAGAGCTATGGAATAGACGTCATATTAGAAAATGTAACTTTCAATATAAACGAAGGAGATCGTGTAGCACTAATCGGTCCAAATGGAGCTGGAAAGTCTACCCTGTTTGAAATTTTAACTAATAATATAACTCCAGATAGTGGAGATATGTATATAGATAAGACTAAAACAATAGGATATCTAACCCAGCATTTATCACTGGATTCTTCAAATGCAATATACGATGAAATGCTCACTGTATTTCAGGACATAACTGACTTAGAGAATAAATTAAATAAATTAGAGACTTTAATGAATGAGCCCTATAATTCCAAAGATGAAAACTATAGAAACAAATTGATTAATGATTATACTACCTATTCAGAACTTTATAAAAATAGGGGAGGATATACCTACAAAGCAGAAATAAATAAAATTTTAACAGGACTAGGTTTTTCCATGGATGAATTTCATGATCCTATAAGCATAATAAGTGGAGGTAAGAAGACAAGAGTTGCCCTTTGTAAATTGCTTTTAACAAAGCCGGATATACTTTTACTGGATGAGCCCACCAATCACTTAGATTTAGAAGCTATAGAATGGCTTGAAGACTATTTAAAATCCTATAAAGGAACCATAATTATAATATCCCATGACAGATATTTTTTAGATATTATAACACAATCAACTATGGAGCTTATAAATGGTCATATAAATTTTTATAATGGAAATTATACTAACTCTTTGAAGCTTAAAAAAAAGAACTATGAGATTCAATTAAAAGCGTATAACATACAACAGATGGAAATAAAAAAGCAGGAAGAAATTATAGAAAAATATAGATCTTTTAACAGAGAAAAAAGCATAAGGGCAGCAGAAAGCCGTCAAAAAATGTTGGATAAAATGGATAGACTGCCTCCTCCAGATAAAGATATAAGAATTAAAAATATAACATTTAAAACTGAGATAAATAGCGGTAATGATGTACTCTATGTGGAAAATTTGAGCAAAGGATTTAATGAGAAATTATTATTCCAGAATGTAAATTTTCAAGTAAAGAAAGGAGATAAAACAGCAATTGTAGGTAAAAATGGCTGTGGTAAAACCACTCTCTTTAAAATGATCATGGGACAAATAGAATCTAATACAGGGATTTGTAAATTAGGTAAAAATATCACAATAGGGTATTATGATCAGGAACAATCTGATTTAGATCCTGAAAAAACTATAATAGATGAAGTATGGGATAAGTTTCCAAAACTTACTACTACCGAAATTAGAAATGCACTAGCCAGTTTTCTATTTACAGGGGAGGATGTATTTAAAAAAATTTCTTCCATAAGTGGTGGGGAAAAATGCAGAATAAATCTATTAAAACTAATGTTATCCAAATCTAATTTTTTGCTTCTGGATGAGCCTACAAATCATTTAGATATAGCTTCTCGGGAAGCTTTAGAGGAAGCTTTGTTTGATTATGATGGTACTATACTTGTAATATCTCATGACAGATATTTTTTGAATAAATCAATAAATAGAATATATGAATTAAACCAGAATGAAATAAAAGAATATGTAGGTAATTATACTTACTATATAGAAAAGAAAAAAAATCCTTTGAGATTTCAAGAAGAGATAAGTATTTCAAAAACTAAAACTCAAACACATCAGGATAAAAAGAGAAAAAAAGATTATGAAAAGAATCAACGAAAAAAAAATCTTCTCATAAAAACTACTGAAGACCAAATATCAAAGTTAGAAGATTATATATTAGAATTACAGCAGAAACTATGTCTAGAAGAAGTTTATTCAGATCCCAATAAGAGTAGTGAAATACACTCAGAAATTTTAATTACACAAAATAAACTAGATGAACTATATAATACATGGGAAGAAATATTTTAA
- a CDS encoding redox-sensing transcriptional repressor Rex yields MDKKKDISMSVIKRLPKYHRYLGNLMRNDVDRISSKELSEKIGFTASQIRQDLNCFGDFGQQGYGYNVSELYSQMCNILGLTKVYRTVIIGAGNIGQAISNYIGFEKLGFELRAIFDINPKLIGISIRDIEIRDIDYLGDYLRENVIDIGIICVPSNNGQKVCNILVKNGVKGIWNFAPVDLIVPEDVKVENVHLSDSLLTLSCLLNDIE; encoded by the coding sequence ATGGATAAGAAAAAAGATATATCAATGTCTGTTATAAAGAGACTGCCTAAATATCATAGATATTTAGGCAACTTAATGAGAAATGATGTAGATAGGATATCTTCAAAGGAGTTAAGTGAAAAAATAGGATTTACAGCTTCACAAATAAGACAGGATTTAAATTGCTTTGGAGATTTTGGTCAACAAGGATATGGGTATAATGTAAGTGAATTATACAGCCAGATGTGCAATATACTTGGACTTACGAAAGTATATAGAACAGTTATAATAGGCGCAGGGAATATAGGGCAAGCTATATCTAATTACATCGGTTTTGAAAAATTAGGTTTTGAATTAAGAGCTATATTTGATATAAATCCAAAACTCATAGGTATCAGTATTAGAGATATTGAAATAAGGGATATAGATTATTTGGGTGATTATCTAAGAGAAAATGTTATAGATATAGGTATAATATGTGTTCCCAGTAATAATGGTCAAAAGGTTTGTAATATTTTAGTTAAAAATGGAGTAAAAGGTATATGGAATTTTGCCCCGGTGGATCTCATTGTACCGGAGGATGTAAAAGTAGAAAATGTTCATTTAAGTGACAGTTTATTGACCTTGAGTTGTCTCCTGAATGATATAGAATGA
- a CDS encoding short-chain-enoyl-CoA hydratase: MEFKNIILEKDGNVASITLNRPKALNALNAATLKEIDAAINDIAEDDNVYAVIITGSGKAFVAGADIAEMKDLTAVEGRKFSVLGNKIFRKLETLEKPVIAAINGFALGGGCELSLSCDIRIASSKAKFGQPEVGLGITPGFGGTQRLARAIGVGMAKELIYTGKVINAEEALRVGLVNKVVEPDKLLEEAKSLVDAIIVNAPIAVRMCKAAINQGLQCDIDTAVAYEAEVFGECFATEDRVEGMTAFVEKRDKAFKNK; this comes from the coding sequence ATGGAATTCAAAAATATCATTCTTGAAAAGGATGGAAATGTAGCTTCAATAACGTTGAATAGACCTAAGGCATTAAATGCATTAAATGCAGCAACTTTAAAAGAGATAGATGCTGCAATAAATGACATTGCTGAAGATGATAACGTATATGCTGTGATAATTACTGGTTCAGGTAAAGCTTTTGTAGCAGGAGCAGATATAGCTGAGATGAAAGATCTTACTGCAGTTGAGGGAAGAAAGTTTTCAGTTCTTGGCAATAAAATATTTAGAAAATTAGAAACTTTAGAGAAGCCAGTTATAGCAGCTATAAATGGATTTGCACTTGGTGGTGGCTGCGAATTGTCGTTGTCTTGCGATATAAGAATAGCTTCATCAAAGGCTAAATTCGGTCAACCAGAGGTTGGTCTTGGAATTACTCCAGGGTTTGGAGGTACTCAAAGACTTGCAAGAGCAATAGGCGTTGGTATGGCTAAGGAACTTATATATACCGGAAAAGTAATTAATGCTGAAGAGGCTTTGAGAGTAGGTTTGGTAAATAAAGTAGTTGAGCCAGATAAATTATTGGAAGAAGCTAAAAGTTTAGTAGATGCTATTATTGTTAATGCACCTATAGCTGTTAGAATGTGTAAGGCTGCTATAAATCAAGGACTTCAGTGTGATATAGATACAGCTGTAGCTTATGAAGCAGAAGTATTTGGGGAATGTTTTGCTACAGAAGATAGAGTAGAAGGAATGACAGCATTTGTAGAAAAAAGAGACAAGGCTTTTAAAAATAAATAA
- a CDS encoding acyl-CoA dehydrogenase — MDFTLTNEQKFVEQMVSEFTENEVKPIAAEIDETERFPLETVEKFAKYGMMGMPFPVEYGGAGTDYLSYILAVEGLAKGCTSTSTILSAHVSLCAAPIYDWGTEEQKKKYLVPLAKGEKLGAFGLTEPNAGTDAAGQQTTAVLDGDNYILNGQKIFITNGAYADIFVVMAMTDRSKGTRGITAFIVEKDFPGFSIGKSEDKLGIRASSTTELIFENCVVPKENMLGKEGKGFTVAMHTLDGGRIGIAAQALGLAEGALAEALTYMKERKQFGKALYKFQGLAWMVAELDTKIEACKQLVYKAAVNKQKGLPYSVEAARAKLAAATVAMETTTKVVQIFGGYGFTKDYPVERMMRDAKITEIYEGTSQVQKMVISANLFK, encoded by the coding sequence ATGGATTTTACGTTAACAAACGAGCAAAAATTTGTAGAACAAATGGTAAGTGAATTTACTGAAAATGAAGTTAAACCTATAGCTGCTGAAATAGATGAAACAGAAAGGTTTCCTCTTGAGACAGTAGAAAAATTTGCTAAATACGGAATGATGGGTATGCCTTTCCCAGTTGAATACGGCGGTGCAGGTACAGATTATTTATCCTATATATTAGCAGTAGAAGGACTTGCAAAGGGTTGTACTTCAACATCAACTATATTGTCAGCACATGTTTCACTTTGTGCAGCACCTATTTATGATTGGGGTACAGAAGAACAGAAAAAGAAATACTTAGTTCCTCTTGCAAAAGGAGAAAAACTTGGAGCATTTGGTTTAACTGAACCTAATGCAGGTACTGATGCTGCTGGACAACAGACAACAGCTGTTTTAGATGGAGATAATTATATATTAAATGGACAAAAAATATTTATTACAAATGGTGCATATGCAGACATATTTGTAGTAATGGCAATGACAGACAGAAGCAAAGGAACAAGAGGAATAACAGCATTTATAGTTGAAAAAGATTTCCCTGGTTTCTCCATAGGAAAATCCGAAGATAAATTGGGAATTAGAGCTTCCTCAACTACAGAGCTTATATTTGAAAATTGCGTAGTTCCAAAAGAAAACATGTTAGGAAAAGAAGGAAAAGGATTTACTGTAGCAATGCATACTCTTGATGGAGGAAGAATTGGTATAGCAGCACAAGCTTTAGGTTTAGCAGAAGGTGCATTAGCTGAAGCACTCACTTATATGAAAGAAAGAAAGCAATTTGGAAAAGCTCTTTATAAATTCCAAGGATTAGCATGGATGGTTGCAGAGCTAGATACTAAAATAGAAGCTTGCAAACAACTTGTTTATAAAGCAGCAGTAAATAAACAGAAGGGTCTTCCATATTCAGTGGAAGCTGCAAGAGCTAAATTAGCTGCAGCTACTGTAGCTATGGAGACAACTACTAAGGTTGTTCAAATCTTTGGAGGATACGGATTCACTAAGGATTATCCAGTAGAGAGAATGATGAGAGATGCTAAGATAACTGAAATATATGAAGGAACTTCACAAGTACAAAAGATGGTTATTTCAGCAAATTTATTTAAATAA
- a CDS encoding electron transfer flavoprotein subunit beta/FixA family protein: MKIVVCLKQVPDTTEVKIDPKTGTLIREGVPSIINPDDKNALEESIALKEKVGGTVTVVSMGPPQAVDALREALAMGADEAILVSDRAFAGADTQATSYALAGALKNLDYDLIFAGRQAIDGDTAQVGPQIAEKLGIPQITYVEKVDVDGDTLTVQRAWEDGYEVAKIKTPCMLTAIKELNEPRYMNMKNIFEVFKKEVKIWSADDLDVDKSKLGLNGSCTKVKRSHTKEAKGAGEIVNKPIKEAVAYSISKLREKHVI; this comes from the coding sequence ATGAAAATAGTAGTTTGCTTAAAGCAAGTACCAGATACAACTGAAGTTAAAATAGATCCAAAAACAGGAACATTAATAAGAGAAGGCGTTCCATCAATAATAAATCCAGATGATAAAAATGCACTTGAAGAATCAATTGCTTTAAAAGAAAAAGTAGGAGGTACAGTTACAGTAGTAAGCATGGGACCTCCACAGGCAGTGGATGCACTTAGAGAAGCTCTAGCTATGGGAGCTGATGAAGCAATATTAGTTTCAGACAGAGCTTTTGCAGGAGCAGATACTCAAGCTACTTCCTATGCATTAGCAGGAGCACTTAAAAATTTAGATTATGATTTAATATTTGCAGGAAGACAGGCTATAGATGGAGATACTGCACAGGTTGGACCTCAAATAGCAGAAAAATTAGGAATACCTCAGATAACATATGTAGAAAAAGTTGATGTAGATGGAGATACTTTAACAGTTCAAAGAGCTTGGGAAGATGGATATGAAGTAGCAAAAATTAAAACTCCATGCATGTTAACTGCTATAAAAGAGTTGAATGAACCAAGATATATGAACATGAAGAACATATTTGAAGTTTTCAAAAAAGAAGTTAAAATATGGAGTGCTGATGACTTAGATGTAGATAAAAGTAAACTTGGTCTTAATGGTTCCTGCACAAAAGTTAAGAGATCACATACAAAAGAAGCAAAAGGAGCAGGAGAAATCGTTAATAAACCAATAAAAGAAGCAGTAGCATATTCAATTTCAAAATTAAGAGAAAAACATGTCATTTAA